The genomic DNA CCTCTCCCGTCTCAGGTGCATGTCTTCCCCTCCTTATAGGCTCGGGAAGGTCCTCGACCTCGATCGTTTTCCCGGGGGCCATAATCACCAGCCTCTCGATGAGATTCTTCAGCTCCCGGACGTTTCCAGGCCAGTTGTGTTCCCTCAGGAGATGGAGAGCATCGGGCGATATCTCCCTCTTCTCCTTGCCGCTCCGAACCGAGAATACCTGCAAAAAGTAGTCGGTGAACACGGGGATGTCGTCCTTTCGTTCTCTCAGTGCCGGGACGTGGATGGGGATCACATTGAGCCGGTAGTAGAGATCCTCCCTGAACCTGCCCCACCGGATCTCCTCCTCGAGGTCCCTGTTGGTCGCCGCGATGACCCTCACGTCTACATCGATGGTCCTTTCCCCTCCAACCCGCTCAAACTTCTGTTCCTGAAGAATCCTCAAGATCTTCGACTGGGTGGTGAGGCTCATATCGGCTATCTCATCCAGGAAGAGGGTTCCCTTGTCCGCCAGATCGAACTTCCCCTTTTTCCGAGAGGTGGCCCCGGTAAAGGCCCCCTTTTCGTGCCCGAAAAGCTCGCTCTCGATCAGCTGCTCCGGGATGGCCGCGCAGTTGACCCCGACAAAGGGCTTGAGCCTTCGCCGGCTTTCACGATGAATAGCCCGGGCCACCAGCTCCTTGCCCACCCCGTTCTCTCCCGTAATCAAGACCCAACTGTCGGTGGGAGCGACCTTTGCAATGCGCTCTCTCACCTCCTGGATTACCGGGCTGCTCCCTATTATCTCGTACTGCTCGTCGATCTCCTGCCGGAGCAGGAGATTCTCCTCTGCCAGGCGTCTGAAATCGAGGGCGTGACTGATGGCAAGGATCACCTTGTCGGCGGAAAGGGGCTTCTCGATGAAGTCGAAGGCCCCCAACTTGGTGGCTTTCACGGCCGTTTCGATGGTTCCATGGCCGGAAATCATGATCACCTGAATCTCCGGGTACCGGGTCTTTATCCGGTTCAGGATCTCGATCCCGTCTATTCCCGGCATCCAGATATCGAGGAGAACGACCTCGGGTGTCTCCTGCTTGACGATCTGAAGGGCCCTGGTTCCGTTTTCAGCCTTCAAGACCGAAAACCCCTCGTCCATCAGCACTCCGCTCAGGGAGTTACGGATACTCTCCTCGTCGTCCACGACCAGAACCGTTACACCCACTGTTCCCCCTGAATCCCTATCCTCTCACGGGCAGTTCTATGATGAACCTGGTCCCCCTGGGCTCGTTGTCTCTCACCCTGATGTAGCCGTTGTGATCGGCGATGATGGAGCTCACAATAGCGAGGCCAAGCCCTGTTCCGCCGGCTTTGGTGGAAAAGTAGGGTTCAAAAAGCCTGGTCTTTGCTTCCTCAGGGATCCCCGCACCGTTGTCACTCACCGATATACTCACCATCTTGAGGTCTCTGTCGTAGTCTGTCTTCACCTTGATCTCTCCGCCGTTGTCAATAGCCGCCACGGCGTTCTCAAAGAGATTGATCATGACCCGTCTCATTTGATCCCTGTCCAGATCGAGCATGGGAATATCCTCGCCGCTGTCGAATCCGAAACGGATGTCCTTGTGCACTTCCTGGTACCACACCAGGGCTTCCCGCACGATGCTGTTCAGATCACTCGGTACCGGGTTGGCCGCAGGCATCCGCGCGAAGTTGGAGAACTCGTTCACCATGTTCTTCAACCCGTCCGCTTCCCTGATGATCGTCTCCGTACACTCATCAAAGACATCAATGTCGTCCTGCAAACGTTCCCTGTAACGCCTCCTTATCCGCTCGGCCGACAGCTGGATAGGGGTGAGGGGGTTCTTGATCTCATGGGCTATCCGCCGAGCCACCTCTCTCCATGCCGCCATCCGCTGCGCCTTGATGAGTTGGGTCATGTCGTCGAATACCGCCACCACTCCCATGTTCCTGCCCTCTTCATCGCGCAGGGGAGTCAAGTGGACCAGGAGTGTAAGAGTCCTCCCCTGGATACTGATATTGATTTGCTTCTCGATCGTTTCGTTCCGCGAACCTCTCACCTCCCTGATCAGGCCTCTGACGGTCCGCAAATACTCCGGCCCCAGTATTTCACGGTAATGCCGCCCCAAAACCCGCTCACTCGTGATTCCGAGCATCTCCTCCGCCGACTTGTTCATGGTGCTCACACGGCCGCTCTTGTCCAGAGAGACGACCCCTGTGGCGATCTTCTGCAGGACGATCTCCATATACTTCTTTCTCTGGAAGAGTTCGACATTCGTCCTCTCCAGATCGACTGTCTTCCGCTCGACCTCGGCCTTACTGAGCCTCATGTCGCTTGTCATCCTGTTGAAGGCCTCGACAAGAGTTCCCATCTCGTCGGTACTTTCCAGGCTGATATGAAAATCGAGGTCTCCTTGAGCCACCCTCTCTGTCGCCTCAGCCAGTTGCTGGATCGGTACGGTGATCCCCTTTGCGAGGTAAAATCCGACCCACGTGGCCAGAAAGATAACCAGCAGTGTCACCATGAGCATATACATGAGGTAGTTCATCTTGATGGTCTGCTTGTACATCTTGGAATGAGTATAGTCCACATAGGCCTGTGAAATCTTTGCCATCTTGGCCATGAGATTCTCAGGCAGATAGTAGCTCGCTCCCAGGGCGCCGAGAACAACCTTCGGGTTCTTCTTGTCCCGGATAGGGGCAAGAGTACGGATAAGCTCCCCCTGCTCCAGGGCCTGCGTCTTGGACACCTCCTTGCCGCCAAGGCATTCCTTCAGGATCTCGGCCGGAGCCGGAGGTATCGGATTTCCCGGGATCTCTTTGTCCGTGACACAGGCAAGCACCGTCATGTCAGGAGAAAAGACCTCAACGACCCCCAGGTTGTATTCCGAGCGTTTTGCTTCGAGCAGCTCTACCAATGAGTCATTCTTGGATGGATCCATCAGCCCCTGCTCTGACACCCGCTCCGCCAGGGCAACGGCATGAAAGACGCTGTTTCTTGCAAAGTCCCGATAATACGTCTGTGCCACCTCGAGGGATCCTTCCAGGGACTTCTCAACCTGGATGCTGAACCATTTTTCCACGGCGCTGGTTATCAGTCCCACTGCAACAAAGAAAAGGACAAAAGCCGTCACGAGGGAAAAACCGAGAAAGGCGGCCACCAGTTTGGTTCTCAGTTTTGAGCCGAGAATCCTCCTCTTGCGCTCGAAGACGAGCTTGACGAGGTTGCGGATAATCAAGAAGAGCATGAGGAGGAGGAGAATGACGTTGAGATTGATCAGGCTCAAATACAGGATGTTCCTCCCCGTAGAGAGCCTCCCCTTCACCTGTGGCAGATGCCACTCGAACACGAACAGCACGGCCAGAATCAACGCGGTAATGCCTATTATGAGAACCTCGTTTCTCCTCTTTCGGCTTTCGTGCCGCTCTTCCCTCGTGCTCTGAAGAGTCTCTCTCATTCGCCCTTGTCTCCCCGTTCAGGTACTACAAACACTCCGACCCTGAATTTCTGGACCAGCCAGTCTGTCTGGGTCTTCCGGGACGAAGCGAGAAAGAAGAGATTCCCCAGGCGGAACGGGAGCTTTACGGGCTCAAGCCTGGCCTTGACACTGATATAGTAGATCACCCCTTCCCTGAGCTGCTCCTGGGGCATCACTCTAAGGTTCTCCACCTGCGTCACTCTCCGTTTCAGCTCCCCGAAGTCTTCGAACACAACCGTGGGCTCGCCCTCTTTGAAGGTCACCTGGTAGAGTTTCTTGATGTTATCGTAGCGAATAGTACGGATAAGCTTGAAGGCCGCCAGCCGCTTGTCTTTCCAGAAGCTCCTCTTTTGATAGAGCCTGACCGAAAGGGTCAGGGTGGCAGGGATCCCACTCTGGATGATTTCTTCGATCTTAGGGGTGAAGCAGTTTCGTGCGGAGAAACTTACTGCCAGACTCTCCTCGCCCACATGGATGGTCAGATTCTCGATCCTTGCCTTCTCCTTTGCAAGAACCGGAGAGACGGCCGGGCCGCAGGCGAGAAATAGGAGGACGAACCAGGCAAACCGCCTCTTCATGGGACATCTCCCGTTGTCTCGCAGCCGGATAGTTGGAGGGTTAGCTAATACAGCAAATATTAGGGAATTTGGGCAAAAATGGCAAGCCCTGCTGGATCCGGGTGGGATTTCTTCCGGTGAGACTCGGCCGGGGACTCAGGCAGACAGCCTCTCTCGGGATTCCCGGGGAGCCACCTCCACGGCCGGTATGACCTCGCCCCCCTTTCCGGTCGACTCCGCCAGCTCCCAGCATTCCTTCCGCGACAGAAGTTCCCGGAGCAGGTTGTGATTCATGGTATGGCCGGATTTGTAGGCCACCACGTGGCAGACGAGGGGATATCCCAGGAGGGAGAGATCGCCGATAAGGTCCAGAACCTTATGCCGGACAAACTCGTCCGGGAAGCGAAGCCCTTCCTCGTTCAACACTCCGTAATCATCCACAACGATCGCATTCTCCAGCGAACCACCCCGCGCAAATCCTCGCAACCTCAGTTGGGTGACGTCGCTCAAGAAGCCGAAGGTTCTGGCCGGACTGATCTCCACTTCGAAAGCCCGGCCCGGGCAGGATACATGGTAGAACTGCTTGGAAATCAGGGGATGTTCAAAATCGACTGTATAAGAAATCTCAAGATTTCCCCTCGAAGGCCAGAGTTCTATCCATCTGTCACCCCTGGCCATCCTCACCATCTCACGGACGAACACGTACTTCTTGAGCCTATCCTGTTCGACAATGCCGCCTTCTCGAATCAGGGCGACAAACGGGGCGGCACTTCCATCCATGATGGGGACTTCAGGAGCGTCAAGCTCAACCAGGACGTTATCGACATCAAGCCCGGATATGGCTGCGAGCAGATGCTCCACCGTGCCGACAGACACCCCATCCTTCTCCAGACTGGTGGCATACGCAGAGGCTGAAATCGCCGCTGTCTCAGCTTTGATCCTCACCGGCCC from Deltaproteobacteria bacterium includes the following:
- a CDS encoding sigma-54-dependent Fis family transcriptional regulator; the encoded protein is MGVTVLVVDDEESIRNSLSGVLMDEGFSVLKAENGTRALQIVKQETPEVVLLDIWMPGIDGIEILNRIKTRYPEIQVIMISGHGTIETAVKATKLGAFDFIEKPLSADKVILAISHALDFRRLAEENLLLRQEIDEQYEIIGSSPVIQEVRERIAKVAPTDSWVLITGENGVGKELVARAIHRESRRRLKPFVGVNCAAIPEQLIESELFGHEKGAFTGATSRKKGKFDLADKGTLFLDEIADMSLTTQSKILRILQEQKFERVGGERTIDVDVRVIAATNRDLEEEIRWGRFREDLYYRLNVIPIHVPALRERKDDIPVFTDYFLQVFSVRSGKEKREISPDALHLLREHNWPGNVRELKNLIERLVIMAPGKTIEVEDLPEPIRRGRHAPETGEVPAGRESLREATMRFERDFILKRLAQNEGNVAKTAEQIGIARRNLHRKIRQLGIQVERQGGAH
- a CDS encoding PAS domain S-box protein; translated protein: MRETLQSTREERHESRKRRNEVLIIGITALILAVLFVFEWHLPQVKGRLSTGRNILYLSLINLNVILLLLMLFLIIRNLVKLVFERKRRILGSKLRTKLVAAFLGFSLVTAFVLFFVAVGLITSAVEKWFSIQVEKSLEGSLEVAQTYYRDFARNSVFHAVALAERVSEQGLMDPSKNDSLVELLEAKRSEYNLGVVEVFSPDMTVLACVTDKEIPGNPIPPAPAEILKECLGGKEVSKTQALEQGELIRTLAPIRDKKNPKVVLGALGASYYLPENLMAKMAKISQAYVDYTHSKMYKQTIKMNYLMYMLMVTLLVIFLATWVGFYLAKGITVPIQQLAEATERVAQGDLDFHISLESTDEMGTLVEAFNRMTSDMRLSKAEVERKTVDLERTNVELFQRKKYMEIVLQKIATGVVSLDKSGRVSTMNKSAEEMLGITSERVLGRHYREILGPEYLRTVRGLIREVRGSRNETIEKQINISIQGRTLTLLVHLTPLRDEEGRNMGVVAVFDDMTQLIKAQRMAAWREVARRIAHEIKNPLTPIQLSAERIRRRYRERLQDDIDVFDECTETIIREADGLKNMVNEFSNFARMPAANPVPSDLNSIVREALVWYQEVHKDIRFGFDSGEDIPMLDLDRDQMRRVMINLFENAVAAIDNGGEIKVKTDYDRDLKMVSISVSDNGAGIPEEAKTRLFEPYFSTKAGGTGLGLAIVSSIIADHNGYIRVRDNEPRGTRFIIELPVRG
- a CDS encoding DUF4390 domain-containing protein, which encodes MKRRFAWFVLLFLACGPAVSPVLAKEKARIENLTIHVGEESLAVSFSARNCFTPKIEEIIQSGIPATLTLSVRLYQKRSFWKDKRLAAFKLIRTIRYDNIKKLYQVTFKEGEPTVVFEDFGELKRRVTQVENLRVMPQEQLREGVIYYISVKARLEPVKLPFRLGNLFFLASSRKTQTDWLVQKFRVGVFVVPERGDKGE
- a CDS encoding UDP-3-O-acyl-N-acetylglucosamine deacetylase, yielding MTYQTTLKTAVSCTGIGLHSGREVSLTLRPADPDTGIVFVRKDLPGPVRIKAETAAISASAYATSLEKDGVSVGTVEHLLAAISGLDVDNVLVELDAPEVPIMDGSAAPFVALIREGGIVEQDRLKKYVFVREMVRMARGDRWIELWPSRGNLEISYTVDFEHPLISKQFYHVSCPGRAFEVEISPARTFGFLSDVTQLRLRGFARGGSLENAIVVDDYGVLNEEGLRFPDEFVRHKVLDLIGDLSLLGYPLVCHVVAYKSGHTMNHNLLRELLSRKECWELAESTGKGGEVIPAVEVAPRESRERLSA